In the Flavisolibacter tropicus genome, one interval contains:
- a CDS encoding ABC transporter ATP-binding protein produces the protein MSKSVIEVDNISKRYRLGTISTGRLKQDVTLWWNNNILKKKDPFFHQSDGQYIADNKDYLWALKNVSFDIKEGEVCGIIGRNGAGKSTLLKVLSRITRPTFGQVRGIGKISSLLEVGTGFHPELTGRENIYISGSMLGMKKSEIQSQFDEIVEFSGISQFIDTPVKRYSSGMYVRLAFGVAAHLDPDILIVDEVLAVGDAEFQKKCLGKMKDVSAKKGRTIIFVSHNMQAINNLCSRTIWMQKGSICANGETLTVVNKYLSAYQKKLWKQEWTSLDEAPGNNLIKIKSIEIVPHLEDPLAPIDIRTPLTLRFSFINYSQNLNLSASLGLFTLGGDCVFNIPSKSSIHEEGVIKGECTIPGWFLNDGSYYISLYFIKDASRSIFEYEECLHFDVADYRENINRYDKWQGYVRPHFPFELKACKELETVLVK, from the coding sequence ATGAGTAAGTCTGTAATAGAAGTTGATAATATATCCAAACGCTATCGTTTAGGCACTATAAGTACAGGAAGACTTAAGCAAGATGTTACGTTATGGTGGAATAATAATATTTTAAAGAAGAAAGATCCATTTTTCCACCAATCTGATGGACAATATATTGCTGATAATAAGGATTATTTATGGGCATTAAAAAATGTCAGTTTTGATATAAAGGAAGGTGAAGTATGTGGTATCATTGGTCGAAACGGAGCTGGCAAGTCAACACTTCTAAAAGTCTTATCTCGTATTACCCGCCCTACATTTGGACAGGTAAGAGGAATTGGTAAAATAAGTAGTTTATTAGAGGTTGGAACAGGCTTTCATCCTGAACTTACAGGGAGAGAAAATATTTATATCAGCGGTTCGATGTTGGGTATGAAGAAAAGCGAAATCCAATCGCAATTTGATGAAATTGTTGAATTCTCTGGTATTAGCCAATTTATAGATACACCAGTTAAGAGATATTCATCTGGTATGTATGTTAGATTGGCATTTGGAGTAGCTGCTCACCTGGATCCTGATATTCTTATTGTCGATGAAGTATTAGCTGTTGGTGATGCCGAATTTCAAAAGAAGTGCTTGGGAAAGATGAAGGATGTTTCTGCTAAAAAAGGCCGAACAATAATCTTTGTGAGCCACAATATGCAAGCTATAAACAATTTATGCTCACGCACAATTTGGATGCAAAAAGGAAGTATTTGTGCAAATGGTGAAACGCTAACTGTAGTAAATAAATACTTAAGTGCTTATCAAAAGAAACTCTGGAAACAAGAATGGACATCTTTAGACGAGGCGCCGGGTAATAACTTAATTAAAATAAAGTCTATTGAAATAGTTCCACATTTGGAAGACCCGTTAGCCCCTATTGATATTCGTACACCTCTAACGCTAAGGTTTAGTTTTATAAACTATAGTCAGAATTTGAACCTTTCAGCTTCTCTTGGACTATTTACGTTAGGTGGTGATTGTGTTTTCAACATTCCTTCAAAATCTTCAATACATGAAGAAGGTGTTATAAAAGGAGAATGTACTATACCTGGTTGGTTTCTAAATGACGGTTCATACTATATTTCATTGTACTTCATTAAAGATGCATCTCGCTCTATTTTTGAATATGAAGAGTGTCTTCATTTTGATGTAGCCGATTACCGTGAAAATATTAATCGCTATGACAAATGGCAGGGATATGTAAGGCCCCATTTTCCATTTGAATTAAAAGCTTGCAAAGAATTAGAAACTGTTCTTGTCAAGTAA
- a CDS encoding glycosyltransferase family 2 protein, giving the protein MAPYYIYQLNLEQQMDIYDQLKEHGRYYIQIWWRQIPLGFLYIEEDDKLDRYDLQLKIIRAIKLCVDYYQSNSNASEKNYISSFLNNDQQTFLSIMNEIFVSYETKITQQVIDVSVIICTHNRSKDLFNCLTSLYEQQCVPQEVIVVDNAPIDDSTKKVTEQFPGIVYFKEERKGLSYARNTGVKLATSSIIAFTDDDVKVHPLWLHRVWETFLTPEVKAMTGLVIPISLDTESQQLFEKFWGFTKNYCDREFTYSFIERGLKKAPEVWSIGAGANMAFRKNVFESIGLFDERLGAGASGCSEDSELWFRVLLNGHRIHYNPRAITYHNHRSDMKSLRKQLYYYARGHMAAALIQELLIKDAGYKKRVYIGYPKFYLRRLIKGFPFYNNRNRTLLSEIMGWFAGIRFYKKYCKKQISHYKGKQRVITDSVNQSKAI; this is encoded by the coding sequence ATGGCTCCATATTATATATATCAACTCAATCTAGAGCAGCAAATGGATATTTATGACCAGTTAAAAGAACATGGTCGTTATTATATTCAAATTTGGTGGCGACAGATACCACTAGGGTTTTTATATATTGAGGAGGACGACAAACTAGATAGGTATGATTTACAATTGAAAATCATACGTGCTATTAAGCTTTGTGTAGATTACTATCAGTCAAACAGTAATGCTTCTGAGAAAAATTACATAAGCTCATTTTTAAATAATGATCAGCAGACATTTTTATCAATAATGAACGAGATTTTTGTTTCCTATGAAACGAAGATTACTCAACAAGTAATTGATGTATCTGTTATTATCTGTACCCACAATAGAAGTAAAGATTTGTTTAATTGCTTGACTTCTTTATATGAACAGCAATGTGTTCCACAGGAAGTCATTGTTGTTGATAATGCTCCAATTGATGATTCTACAAAAAAGGTCACCGAGCAATTCCCTGGTATAGTCTATTTTAAAGAAGAAAGGAAAGGATTGAGCTACGCTCGAAATACAGGTGTAAAATTAGCCACTTCGTCAATTATAGCATTTACAGATGATGATGTAAAAGTTCACCCACTATGGTTGCATAGAGTATGGGAAACGTTCCTTACTCCAGAAGTAAAAGCTATGACGGGACTTGTTATTCCTATTTCATTAGATACAGAAAGTCAACAGTTATTTGAAAAATTCTGGGGATTTACTAAAAACTATTGTGATAGAGAGTTTACATATAGTTTTATTGAAAGGGGATTGAAAAAAGCGCCAGAGGTTTGGTCTATCGGTGCTGGAGCAAATATGGCCTTTCGAAAGAATGTTTTTGAAAGTATAGGGTTGTTTGATGAAAGACTAGGTGCAGGAGCATCGGGCTGTAGTGAAGATTCGGAACTGTGGTTTCGGGTTTTGCTTAATGGTCATCGAATACATTATAATCCTAGGGCTATAACTTATCATAATCATCGTAGTGATATGAAGTCACTCCGAAAGCAACTTTATTACTATGCAAGGGGGCATATGGCAGCTGCACTTATCCAAGAACTATTGATTAAAGATGCAGGCTATAAAAAACGCGTATATATTGGTTACCCTAAGTTTTACTTGCGTCGCCTAATCAAAGGCTTTCCTTTTTATAATAATAGAAATAGAACATTATTAAGTGAAATAATGGGTTGGTTTGCTGGAATTCGTTTTTATAAGAAATATTGCAAAAAACAAATAAGTCATTATAAAGGAAAACAAAGAGTTATCACCGATTCTGTAAACCAATCTAAAGCTATATGA
- a CDS encoding polysaccharide deacetylase family protein, giving the protein MNVRVWYRKMRKRIENKAIVLMYHRVADLLIDPFELSVSTANFEKQVYLLKKNYNVLSTEEIVYNLKKGKVTPNAVCLTFDDGYSDNYINALPVLEKYKCQATFYITTGLVGKPQLYWWDELQYIFLHTPILPKKLEIDINGELIEEDLQNNGVLLASDWFRSRSWLFEDIPPTQRCSLFKNIWAKLKPLPHEEQRCVLKKLKTWANLPPFFGTDFFPMTNEQLKEVSKNPLISLGIHTHTHPSLALCDNDTQNNEIVDCKNYLQDFKTHTIPTISYPFGEFNDQTLAIAKKEQLMGGFTTNEQFVTKRTDPLCIGRFQVKNWSEGELEQHIKCWLKK; this is encoded by the coding sequence ATGAATGTAAGAGTATGGTATAGAAAGATGCGGAAGCGGATAGAAAACAAAGCGATTGTACTCATGTACCATCGGGTTGCTGATCTTTTAATTGATCCATTTGAACTGTCTGTTAGTACAGCAAATTTTGAAAAGCAAGTATACCTTTTAAAGAAAAACTATAATGTTTTAAGCACCGAAGAAATTGTTTATAATCTTAAAAAAGGAAAGGTTACGCCTAATGCTGTCTGCCTCACATTTGATGATGGCTATTCGGATAATTATATAAATGCATTACCAGTATTAGAAAAATATAAATGTCAGGCAACTTTTTATATTACTACAGGACTTGTGGGGAAACCACAATTATATTGGTGGGATGAATTGCAATACATCTTTTTGCATACCCCAATTCTGCCTAAAAAATTAGAAATTGATATAAATGGTGAACTTATTGAGGAAGATTTACAAAACAATGGAGTTTTGCTTGCAAGTGACTGGTTCAGAAGTAGAAGTTGGCTTTTTGAAGATATCCCTCCCACTCAAAGGTGTAGCCTTTTTAAGAATATTTGGGCAAAGCTTAAACCTTTGCCGCATGAAGAGCAACGTTGTGTGTTAAAGAAGTTAAAGACGTGGGCAAATCTTCCACCATTTTTTGGAACGGACTTTTTTCCAATGACTAATGAGCAATTAAAAGAAGTTAGTAAGAATCCCTTAATAAGTTTGGGAATACATACACATACACATCCTTCTTTGGCTCTTTGTGACAATGATACGCAGAACAATGAAATTGTTGATTGCAAGAACTATTTGCAAGACTTCAAAACGCATACGATTCCTACAATTTCCTATCCATTTGGAGAATTTAATGATCAAACGTTAGCTATTGCTAAAAAAGAACAACTTATGGGTGGCTTTACAACAAATGAGCAGTTTGTAACGAAAAGAACCGATCCTTTATGTATAGGACGGTTTCAGGTAAAAAATTGGTCTGAAGGCGAATTGGAACAACATATTAAGTGCTGGCTTAAAAAATAA
- a CDS encoding ABC transporter permease yields MANAKAQLSWVIKPQTPWLGASLAELISYKDLLLRLVRKEFLTSYQQTLLGPLWVLVQPLLTVATSILIFNKVIGISTDGVPPVLYYLTGITLWGLFSDIFTNTSLTFIQNEKVFSKVYFPRIISPLSIVLLNLFRFSIQLVFLIITIIYYYLTGQVELHISTWIIAFPMILLTIMMGFGAGMFFSVITAKYRDLTHLLQLLIRLLMFVCPVFYPLSIVPEKHKWLMNLNPLTTQFELYRYAFLGTGTFTPNQIIYSVVGSIVLLSGSMLLFNRMSDKLIDVV; encoded by the coding sequence ATGGCAAATGCAAAAGCACAATTAAGTTGGGTAATTAAGCCTCAAACGCCTTGGTTAGGTGCCAGCTTAGCAGAGTTGATTTCTTACAAAGATTTATTATTAAGACTAGTTCGAAAGGAGTTTCTTACTTCATATCAACAAACATTACTTGGTCCGCTTTGGGTATTGGTACAACCATTACTAACTGTTGCCACATCAATCCTTATTTTTAATAAGGTAATTGGTATATCTACAGATGGAGTTCCTCCTGTATTATATTATTTAACTGGTATTACGCTTTGGGGGTTGTTTTCAGATATTTTTACAAATACTTCACTTACGTTTATACAAAATGAAAAAGTATTTAGTAAAGTATATTTTCCACGAATTATTTCTCCGTTATCCATCGTTTTATTAAACTTATTTCGGTTTAGTATACAACTGGTATTTCTGATAATTACAATAATATATTATTACCTAACTGGCCAGGTTGAACTACATATAAGTACTTGGATAATTGCCTTCCCGATGATTTTATTAACCATTATGATGGGATTCGGGGCTGGTATGTTTTTTTCTGTAATTACAGCCAAGTATAGAGATCTTACTCACTTGTTGCAATTGCTAATACGCCTATTAATGTTTGTCTGCCCTGTATTTTACCCTTTGTCAATTGTACCTGAAAAACATAAATGGCTTATGAATTTAAATCCACTTACTACTCAATTTGAACTATACAGATATGCTTTTTTGGGAACAGGAACTTTTACGCCAAATCAAATTATTTATAGTGTAGTTGGTTCTATTGTATTGTTGAGTGGAAGCATGCTGCTATTCAATAGAATGAGTGATAAGTTAATTGATGTTGTTTAA
- a CDS encoding glycosyltransferase: protein MTDQPNNTHSLDLISVVITCYNHGKYLTEAIRSIDKQHNVNVEIVVVDDGSTDNTKAIAESFPHVKYVYQENKGLSAARNTGIKNSTGTYLLFLDADDWLLDESLATNLKYLKEDQHYAFVSGTYQYAFEKTNQVFDIIRDVKGNHYEQFLRSNYIGMHGAVMYRRWAFDFYQFDTTLKASEDYDMFLHLARKFPVFHHTRPMAAYRIHGNNMSGNIPMMLEYTLKVVKRQMPYLRSDNEKSAILKGIKGWKSWYCNELYKKLYPLPVFSNSYSKAELNMLWKYDKYLLFKFLARQNLKLGKRFGLKFLPKFVLHKLNIASNTNQLPAVGKVKKGDFNRVSPLSEEFGYDRGGPIDRYYIEKFLLHNAFAIKGRVLEIGDNFYTTKYGGTYVQKSDVLNIYETPLATIVADLSDAHQLPNNAFDCIILTQTLQFIYDYKKAIETCYRILKPGGLLLLTVPGISNIDHDEWKDFWLWSFTSKSVERILLECFSPDAINVQTHGNVLSATSFLYGMGVIELTNHQLNYTDPHYQLVITATAKKN from the coding sequence ATGACGGACCAACCAAATAATACACACAGTTTAGATCTTATTTCAGTTGTAATTACTTGCTACAACCATGGCAAATATTTGACTGAAGCAATTCGCAGTATTGATAAACAACATAATGTGAATGTCGAGATTGTAGTGGTTGATGATGGTTCTACTGATAATACAAAAGCCATAGCTGAAAGTTTCCCCCATGTTAAGTATGTTTATCAGGAGAATAAAGGACTATCTGCTGCCAGAAATACTGGAATAAAGAATAGTACTGGCACCTATCTTTTATTTTTAGATGCTGACGATTGGTTGTTAGATGAATCTCTGGCTACAAACCTGAAGTACTTGAAAGAAGACCAACATTATGCTTTTGTATCAGGTACATATCAATATGCTTTTGAAAAAACAAATCAGGTTTTTGATATAATTCGTGATGTCAAAGGCAATCATTATGAGCAGTTTTTGAGAAGTAATTATATAGGGATGCATGGTGCTGTAATGTATAGAAGATGGGCCTTTGATTTTTATCAGTTCGATACAACCTTAAAGGCTAGCGAAGACTATGATATGTTTTTGCATCTTGCTAGAAAGTTCCCGGTATTTCATCACACCAGGCCTATGGCTGCTTATCGGATTCACGGCAATAACATGTCGGGAAATATTCCAATGATGCTTGAGTATACATTGAAAGTGGTTAAGCGACAGATGCCATATTTAAGAAGTGATAATGAAAAATCGGCGATTCTAAAAGGAATTAAAGGTTGGAAGTCGTGGTATTGTAATGAATTATATAAAAAGCTTTATCCACTGCCAGTATTTTCTAATAGTTATTCAAAGGCCGAATTAAATATGCTTTGGAAATATGACAAATATTTGTTGTTTAAATTTCTGGCACGTCAAAATCTTAAGCTAGGAAAAAGGTTTGGTCTCAAATTCTTACCCAAATTCGTTTTACACAAACTAAATATTGCCAGTAATACAAATCAACTACCTGCTGTAGGTAAAGTTAAAAAAGGTGACTTTAATAGAGTGTCTCCCTTAAGCGAAGAGTTTGGATATGATAGAGGGGGACCTATCGATAGATATTATATTGAAAAGTTTTTATTACATAATGCCTTTGCAATAAAAGGAAGAGTTTTAGAAATTGGTGATAATTTTTATACAACAAAGTATGGTGGAACATACGTTCAAAAAAGTGATGTTTTAAACATCTACGAAACCCCATTGGCTACAATAGTTGCCGACTTAAGTGATGCTCATCAACTTCCAAACAACGCTTTTGACTGTATTATACTTACGCAAACACTTCAATTTATTTATGACTATAAAAAGGCAATAGAAACTTGCTATCGTATATTGAAACCAGGTGGTTTACTCCTATTGACTGTTCCTGGAATTAGCAATATTGATCATGACGAATGGAAAGATTTTTGGCTGTGGTCATTTACTTCAAAGTCAGTTGAGAGGATATTGTTAGAGTGTTTTTCTCCTGACGCTATAAATGTTCAGACACATGGCAACGTATTAAGTGCCACATCTTTTTTATATGGCATGGGAGTTATAGAATTAACAAATCATCAATTAAACTATACGGACCCACATTATCAATTAGTGATTACAGCAACAGCCAAGAAAAACTAG